CCGGTTTCTGAAGGAAAATCCAGTAAGCGTACGTATGCGTCGCTTGCCAGTTGGGTGTTGGTGCGAAGCAATTGGGCAAGCTCTGTTGCGCTATAATGAATCATGTCCAAGGCATTTTCTTGTGCTTCTTTTTCGAAAAAGGGGGTAGAAGAAAAAGGAACTTTTATCCGGCTATGCTCGGTCATGGTTTTGGAGCAGGAAATAAATAATACCATATCAATGAAGAATTAAGAATGAAGAATGAGGAATAAAGAATGAAGAATTGTTATCCGAACGGCATTCTTCATTCTTAGAAGCTGTTTTGAATTTCTCCAAAAAGTTTTTCTTGGCTTGATGCATCCGTTTTCGTGTGTGCTTTGGGCGATTTTTTGGTCCTTTCCGCTCCTGTTCTTCGTCAGATAGCCCGCTATCTTCCTCATCACAGAAGCGAAAATGCCTCAAAAACTCATCCCAAATCATCGCACGATAAATTCAAAACAGCTTCTTAATTCCTCATTCTTCATTTATTTATTTGTATTCTTGCCAGCTTTTTATCTTGATATCTTCTTGCTTCATTTGGCAGAAGGCTTCAATGAAGGCTTTTGCCAGGCGGGCGTTGGTTATCAACGGAATATTATGGTCGATGGCGCCGCGGCGTATGCGGTAACCGTTGGTCAGTTCACGTTTTGTATGGTTCTTCGGGATGTTGACAATCAGGTCGAACTTATGTCCTGCTATCATCTTCATCACGTTGTTTTCTGCATGCGGACGTTCATCGGGCCAGAATACCGGAGTCGTCGGAATGCCGTGCGAGTTGAGGAACGTTGCCGTGCCTGCGGTCGCATAAATGTGATAGCCGTGCTTGCTTAATTCCTGGCTGGCATCCAGCAGGTCGACTTTCGATTTGGTGGCTCCCGAAGAAAGCAATACCGATTGTTTCGGAATCTTATAGCCCGTGGCAATCATCGCGTTGAGCAGTGCTTCGTTGAAATCGTCTCCCAAGCATCCTACTTCACCTGTAGACGACATGTCTACGCCCAATACCGGGTCGGCGTTCTGTAAGCGCGCGAACGAGAACTGTGAAGCTTTCACGCCAATCCAGTCAATGTCAAATGCCGATTTGTCGGGCTGGGTATATGGAGCGTCCAGCATGATGCGGGTAGCCGTTTCGATGAAGTTGCGTTTCAATACTTTCGATACGAAGGGGAAGCTACGGGATGCACGCAGGTTACATTCAATTACCTTTACCTCGTTCTTGCGTGCCAGGAACTGAATGTTGAACGGACCCGATATGTTCAGCTCTTTGGCGATGCGGCGGCTCATCTTCTTGATTTGCCGTGCCGTAGAGAAGTAAATATGTTGTGCGGGGAACACAAGGGTTGCGTCACCCGAGTGTACGCCGGCATATTCGATGTGTTCCGAAATGGCATATTCCACGATTTCCCCGTGTTGTGCCACGGCATCGAATTCTATTTCCTTGGTTTCCTGCATGAACTGCGATACGACTACGGGGTATTCTTTCGATACCTCGCTTGCCATTTGCAGGTAGCGTTTCAGCTCTTCTTCATCGTAACATACGTTCATGGCTGCACCGCTCAATACATACGACGGGCGCACCAATACCGGATAGCCTACTTTTTCTACAAACTTCTCTACATCTTCCAGGCTGGTCAGCTCTTGCCATGCCGGTTGGTCGATGCCTAGTTGGTCGAGCATAGCCGAGAACTTGTTGCGGTTTTCGGCGCGGTCGATGGATACAGGCGAAGTGCCTAAGATAGGAACCGACTGGCGGTAGAGCTTCATGGCAAGGTTGTTCGGGATTTGTCCGCCTACCGATACAATGACGCCCCGCGGCTGTTCCAGGTCAATGATGTCCAATACGCGCTCGAAGGAAAGCTCGTCGAAGTAGAGGCGGTCGCACATGTCGTAATCGGTCGATACCGTTTCGGGATTGTAGTTAATCATAATCGACTTATATCCCAGTTTGCGTGCGGTCTGAATGGCATTTACCGAGCACCAGTCAAACTCTACGGAAGAACCGATGCGGTAGGCTCCTGAACCGAGCACCACTACCGACTTTTCGTTCTTGTAATAGTTGACGTCGTATTCCTGCACATCGTAAGTCATATAAAGGTAGTTCGTCAGTTCGGGATGCTCCGAAGCCACGGTGTTGATGCGTTTCACGGCAGGAAGGATGCCCAGTCTCTTACGGTATTCGCGTACGGCAAGATTTTCTTTTTCCATGTTGCCGCCTTGGGGCTTCAATACGAAGCGTGCTATCTGGAAGTCAGAGAATCCCAACCGTTTGGCTTCGCGCATCACTTCGGGCGTAATTTCTTCCAGGGTGTGATAGCTTTGCAGCTTGTGCTTGTAATCTACAATGTTTTTCAGTTTGCCGATAAACCATGGGTCTATCTTTGTCAGGTCGTAAATGCGCTGGATGTCGTACCCTTCTTCCAGTGCCTGAGCGATAGCGAAAATGCGCAGGTCGGTCGGGTTGGCGAGTTCATCGTCCAGGTTATCGAATTTTGTATGGTCATTGCCCACAAATCCATGCATGCCTTGCCCTACCATGCGCAAGCCTTTCTGGATGATTTCTTCAAATGAGCGTCCGATAGACATGATTTCGCCTACCGACTTCATGCTCGAACCGATGCGGCGCGATACGCCCACGAATTTGGTAAGGTCCCAGCGTGGGATTTTGCAGATAAGGTAATCGAGCGAGGGAGCCACGTAAGCAGAGTTGGGCGTACCCATTTCGCCGATTTCGTCCAAGGTATATCCCAATGCGATTTTAGCCGCAACAAAGGCGAGGGGATAGCCTGTCGCTTTGGATGCGAGGGCAGACGAGCGGCTCAGGCGTGCGTTCACTTCAATGATGCGGTAATCATCGGTGTCGGCATTGAATGCGAACTGGATGTTGCATTCGCCTACGATGCCCAGATGGCGTACGCATTGTTTCGATAATTCTTGCAGCATGGTCACTTGCGCCTGAGTGAGCGAACATGTAGGGGCTACTACAATCGATTCGCCCGTATGGATGCCCAGCGGGTCAAAGTTTTCCATGCTGGCTACGGTAAAGCAATGGTCGTTTGCATCGCGGATGACTTCGAATTCGATTTCTTTCCATCCTTTCAGCGACTCTTCCACCAAAATTTGAGGCGAGAAGGTGAAAGCGCTTTCAGCCAGTTCGATAAAGGCTTCTTCCGTGGGACAGATGCCGCTTCCCAAGCCGCCCAGTGCGTATGCCGAGCGTATCATCACCGGATAGCCGATGCTTCGTGCCGCGTTGATGGCGTCTTTGGTGTTCTCTACCGCATGGCTGACAGGTGTTTTCAAAGGAATTTCGTCCAGCTTCTTCACAAAGAGGTCGCGGTCTTCGGTGTACATAATGGCTTCTACCGAGGTGCCCAGCACTTCTACACCGTATTCTTTCAGCGTCCCGTTCTTATACAATTCTGTACCGCAGTTCAGCGCGGTTTGTCCTCCGAAGGCTAACAGAATGCCGTCGGGGCGTTCCTTCTTGATGATTTCCGCAACAAAATGGGGGGTGACAGGCAAGAAATATACTTGGTCGGCAATGCCTTCCGAAGTTTGTATCGTGGCGATGTTCGGGTTAATCAGTACCGAGCGGATGCCTTCTTCGCGCAATGCTTTCAAGGCTTGTGAACCTGAATAGTCAAATTCTCCCGCTTGTCCGATTTTCAGTGCGCCTGATCCCAAGACCAGGACTTTTTTCAATTCCTTTTTCATGGCATATATAGATTTAATTAATTATCAATTGTTTTTGCAAAGGAACGATTTATTTTTGAAGAAAACAAAGGTTTTGATTATCTTTGTCCCAATAATTTAATAAGAAATTGAAATATGGGAAAAGAAAAGATTATTTTGACCGGTGACCGTCCTACCGGAAAACTGCATATCGGACATTATGTAGGCTCTTTGCGCCGTCGGGTAGAGCTTCAGAACTCGGGGCTTTACGATAAGATATTCGTGTTCGAAGCCGACGGGCAGGCTTTGACGGATAATATCGATAATCCTGAGAAAATACGTCAAAATGTAATCGAGGTTGCGCTCGATTATCTGTCAGTAGGATTAGACCCTGCCAAGTCTACCATTTTTATCCAGTCGCAGATTCCCGAGTTGTGCGAACTCACTTTTTATTATATGGACCTCGTTACGGTGTCCCGCCTTCAGCGTAACCCTACGGTGAAGACCGAAATACAGATGCGCAATTTCGAAACCAGCATTCCCGTAGGTTTCTTCGTTTATCCGATTAGCCAGGCGGCTGACATTACCGCTTTCAAGGCGACTACCGTCCCTGTGGGCGAGGACCAGGAACCGATGCTGGAACAGGCACGCGAGATTGTGCGCCGCTTCAATTATATTTATGGAGAGACATTGGTAGAGCCGGAAATCCTGCTTCCCGATAACGCGGCTTGCCTGCGCCTGCCCGGAACCGACGGCAAGGCAAAGATGAGCAAGTCGCTGGGCAATTGCATCTATTTATCTGATCCGGCAGATGAGGTCGAAAAGAAAGTGCGGAGCATGTACACCGATCCCACGCACATCAAGGTGAGCGATCCCGGCAAGCTGGAAGGGAACACCGTATTTACGTATCTTGATGCCTTCTGCCGTCCCGAACATTTCGGGCGTTATTTGCCCGACTATCCCAACTTAGACGAACTCAAGGCGCATTACACCCGTGGCGGTTTGGGCGATGTAAAGGTCAAGAAGTTCCTGGCGGCTATCATGCAAGAGGAGTTAGAACCCATCCGTGAACGCCGCAAAGCGTTCGAAAAAGACATCCCGGCTATTTACGACATGCTGAAGAAAGGATGCGAAGTGGCTCGTGAGGCGGCTGCACAGACTTTGAGCGAAGTCCGCCGTGCGATGAAAATCGATTATTTCGATGATGAGGCGTTAATCGCCGAGCAGGCGGAACGCTTCGGGAAGTAATTGACCATGGATAATTGACAATGGATAATTATTTCAAGCCGGCATCGTAATTATCAATTGTCAATTATCCATTGTTTCCATTGTTTTTTCGCTTTTTCGAAAAAAAGTTTCCCAAAAGTTTGCAGAATTAAAAATAAGCTGTACCTTTGCAAGCGCAAATGAGAAATGAGCCTAATCGGGCGTTTAGCTCAGCTGGTTCAGAGCATCTGCCTTACAAGCAGAGGGTCGGCGGTTCGAATCCGTCAACGCCCACTCATCGTAAGACTCTTTCTCATGACACACTTTAGGGCGTTTAGCTCAGCTGGTTCAGAGCATCTGCCTTACAAGCAGAGGGTCGGCGGTTCGAATCCGTCAACGCCCACTCCTAAAGAAAATTGGTCAAATTTCCCCTTCCCCGGGCGTTTAGCTCAGCTGGTTC
The Phocaeicola salanitronis DSM 18170 genome window above contains:
- the carB gene encoding carbamoyl-phosphate synthase (glutamine-hydrolyzing) large subunit; protein product: MKKELKKVLVLGSGALKIGQAGEFDYSGSQALKALREEGIRSVLINPNIATIQTSEGIADQVYFLPVTPHFVAEIIKKERPDGILLAFGGQTALNCGTELYKNGTLKEYGVEVLGTSVEAIMYTEDRDLFVKKLDEIPLKTPVSHAVENTKDAINAARSIGYPVMIRSAYALGGLGSGICPTEEAFIELAESAFTFSPQILVEESLKGWKEIEFEVIRDANDHCFTVASMENFDPLGIHTGESIVVAPTCSLTQAQVTMLQELSKQCVRHLGIVGECNIQFAFNADTDDYRIIEVNARLSRSSALASKATGYPLAFVAAKIALGYTLDEIGEMGTPNSAYVAPSLDYLICKIPRWDLTKFVGVSRRIGSSMKSVGEIMSIGRSFEEIIQKGLRMVGQGMHGFVGNDHTKFDNLDDELANPTDLRIFAIAQALEEGYDIQRIYDLTKIDPWFIGKLKNIVDYKHKLQSYHTLEEITPEVMREAKRLGFSDFQIARFVLKPQGGNMEKENLAVREYRKRLGILPAVKRINTVASEHPELTNYLYMTYDVQEYDVNYYKNEKSVVVLGSGAYRIGSSVEFDWCSVNAIQTARKLGYKSIMINYNPETVSTDYDMCDRLYFDELSFERVLDIIDLEQPRGVIVSVGGQIPNNLAMKLYRQSVPILGTSPVSIDRAENRNKFSAMLDQLGIDQPAWQELTSLEDVEKFVEKVGYPVLVRPSYVLSGAAMNVCYDEEELKRYLQMASEVSKEYPVVVSQFMQETKEIEFDAVAQHGEIVEYAISEHIEYAGVHSGDATLVFPAQHIYFSTARQIKKMSRRIAKELNISGPFNIQFLARKNEVKVIECNLRASRSFPFVSKVLKRNFIETATRIMLDAPYTQPDKSAFDIDWIGVKASQFSFARLQNADPVLGVDMSSTGEVGCLGDDFNEALLNAMIATGYKIPKQSVLLSSGATKSKVDLLDASQELSKHGYHIYATAGTATFLNSHGIPTTPVFWPDERPHAENNVMKMIAGHKFDLIVNIPKNHTKRELTNGYRIRRGAIDHNIPLITNARLAKAFIEAFCQMKQEDIKIKSWQEYK
- the trpS gene encoding tryptophan--tRNA ligase, with translation MGKEKIILTGDRPTGKLHIGHYVGSLRRRVELQNSGLYDKIFVFEADGQALTDNIDNPEKIRQNVIEVALDYLSVGLDPAKSTIFIQSQIPELCELTFYYMDLVTVSRLQRNPTVKTEIQMRNFETSIPVGFFVYPISQAADITAFKATTVPVGEDQEPMLEQAREIVRRFNYIYGETLVEPEILLPDNAACLRLPGTDGKAKMSKSLGNCIYLSDPADEVEKKVRSMYTDPTHIKVSDPGKLEGNTVFTYLDAFCRPEHFGRYLPDYPNLDELKAHYTRGGLGDVKVKKFLAAIMQEELEPIRERRKAFEKDIPAIYDMLKKGCEVAREAAAQTLSEVRRAMKIDYFDDEALIAEQAERFGK